CGCGCAGGTTTTACAAGACATTGTCCGAAGGGTTGAAAACGAGCTATTTCGGCCGGATGTACGCAGACTGCATGGCAAGAATGGAACAACTCGCCGAAGGAAAACCGGCGCCGGATTTCACACTGGCAACGACCGAAGACCGTACTGTCGCCAAGGCTGATTTCAAAGGCCGATACCTGCTGCTCTACCATTGGGGATTGTGTCCCGGCTCGATCCATATCGACCGGCAGGTGAGCGATCTGTTCGAAAAGTACAAGGACAAAGGGTTGCAGGTGGTGGGACTGACCGAATCCATCGCCGATATCCGGAGCGTATACGAAAGTCTGCCCGCAGGCAAAAAAACGCCGTCGCCGGGTGTGGACGACATGCGCCCCGTGCTGGCCGGCATGCTGGAACACGGATGGATCGAAGCGGAACTGGAAACCGGTCATCCGGAAAACCGGCAGATCATGGAAACGTATGCCATCGAAGGCTGGCCGTTCTTCGTTCTGATCGGTCCGGACGGCACCATACTGGCACGCAATTACACGAATGCCTTTTACCAGGCGAAAAAGATTCTGGACAAGGAACTGGGCGGAACGGCCGCCGAATGAACCGCGAAACGGCCGGCGGCGGGACGGCAGGCGCAAGCCCCGGAAAACCGGACCGGAACATCCCGTCATAAACTCTATGTTTGATCTCTAATCTACGCATATTTTGTCTCCGATCACCATCTACACCGACGGCTCGGCCCTCGGAAACCCCGGGCCGGGCGGCTACGGCGCAGTGCTTCTCTCGGGACACCACCGCAAGGAGCTGTCGCAGGGATTCCGCCTCACGACCAACAACCGCATGGAGCTGATGGCCGTGTGCGTGGCGCTCGAAACGCTCAAGTTCGAGGGTTCGGACGTGGTCATCTACTCCGATTCGAAATACGTCGTCGACGCCGTCTCGAAAGGCTGGGTCTTCGGCTGGGTCCGCAAGGGATTCGCGGGCAAGAAAAACCCCGATCTCTGGATGCGTTTCCTGCGCATGTACAACCGCCACAACGTCCGT
This Alistipes shahii WAL 8301 DNA region includes the following protein-coding sequences:
- the rnhA gene encoding ribonuclease HI, translated to MSPITIYTDGSALGNPGPGGYGAVLLSGHHRKELSQGFRLTTNNRMELMAVCVALETLKFEGSDVVIYSDSKYVVDAVSKGWVFGWVRKGFAGKKNPDLWMRFLRMYNRHNVRFVWVKGHAETVENNRCDYLAVAAANDKAHWLEDTGYDPAER